The proteins below are encoded in one region of Pontibacter deserti:
- a CDS encoding glycosyltransferase family 2 protein, which produces MVTYNSARFVRIAIESVLAQSYSNLELIISDDASSDETWDIINSYQDLRIKAYRNEININEYPNRSKILSLARGEYFIFIDGDDVLYPHGLEFMVKMLMAFPECAMALSLPPRNYFIYPCKLSPRQVALFDYFGRSVTLHGFPYTLFKTSILREVGITDKYIAGDTFIKKSIAMLHDVLLIPEGSAWWRVSPGQASSRLKLNLAGHIEALEYNSIILFNDTCPLTKTEKEKAYRDIKRNFLVAFVKEYVIKFKIKKAFQIFRKSRLKLSDLLYLFYKKSPHFERSLKGNYITNIDRDPFSVKHITSIEHASIS; this is translated from the coding sequence ATGGTTACTTATAACTCGGCTCGATTTGTTAGAATTGCTATTGAAAGTGTACTTGCACAAAGTTACTCTAATCTTGAGCTGATTATTTCTGATGATGCATCTTCAGATGAAACATGGGATATAATAAATAGCTATCAGGATTTAAGAATTAAAGCTTACCGTAATGAGATAAACATTAATGAATACCCTAACAGGAGTAAAATCTTATCTTTAGCAAGAGGGGAATACTTTATTTTTATTGATGGTGATGATGTACTTTACCCACATGGATTAGAATTTATGGTAAAGATGCTAATGGCTTTTCCTGAATGCGCCATGGCACTTTCATTGCCTCCTAGAAACTATTTTATTTATCCATGTAAATTGTCTCCCAGGCAGGTTGCTCTGTTTGATTACTTTGGTAGAAGTGTCACATTGCATGGCTTTCCTTATACATTATTTAAGACAAGCATATTAAGAGAGGTTGGAATTACAGATAAGTATATAGCAGGTGATACATTTATAAAGAAAAGTATCGCAATGTTGCATGATGTGCTATTAATTCCTGAAGGTTCTGCATGGTGGAGAGTATCTCCTGGACAAGCGAGCTCTAGGTTGAAGCTGAATTTAGCTGGGCATATTGAGGCTCTAGAATACAATAGCATTATTTTATTTAATGATACTTGTCCACTTACAAAAACTGAAAAAGAAAAAGCTTATAGAGATATCAAGAGAAATTTTCTTGTAGCTTTCGTTAAAGAATATGTCATCAAGTTTAAAATAAAAAAAGCCTTTCAAATTTTTAGAAAGTCAAGATTAAAGTTATCCGATCTATTATATCTTTTTTATAAAAAGTCTCCTCACTTTGAAAGATCATTGAAAGGTAATTATATAACAAACATAGACAGAGATCCTTTTTCAGTCAAACATATAACAAGTATAGAGCATGCTTCCATTAGTTAG
- a CDS encoding glycosyltransferase family 4 protein: MSKIRILWLAHEASISGANICLLEHFQILVQNGGFEIYLIVPKVGSLNKRAGLLGIPSFVVPYYSWTVPLKINQKTSFKSQVKRKIRNIIAFGQLGKLIAEIKPDFVTTNTITINIGALVAKSAKIKHVWFVHEFGEEDHGFSLPGGMAKAKMWIGDMSDKVAVNSLSMAKFYKNSIPEEKLKLVYNPVLTMGGLRPRREADKLHLVMLGQISPAKNQLDAIKAVILSRELGLNCSLTIAGPIVSSAYKEILDNYIALYNATDHIKFMGPIQDVCSFFLNADALLMCSRMEAFGRVTVEAFKMGVPVIASDSGASTELVEEGVNGFLYLSGNINSLTQTIIRFKGEADNFNSLNIAEKAHSTFNASVVEKQLLEVFK, translated from the coding sequence ATGAGTAAAATCCGGATTCTATGGCTTGCTCATGAAGCGTCGATAAGCGGTGCTAATATATGCCTGCTGGAGCATTTCCAAATACTTGTTCAGAATGGTGGTTTTGAAATTTATCTTATTGTTCCCAAAGTTGGGTCACTTAATAAAAGAGCAGGGTTATTAGGAATACCAAGTTTTGTTGTTCCTTATTATTCCTGGACTGTTCCTCTAAAAATTAATCAGAAAACTAGCTTCAAGTCTCAAGTAAAGAGAAAGATTAGAAATATTATTGCTTTTGGGCAGCTAGGAAAATTAATAGCTGAAATTAAACCTGATTTTGTAACAACAAATACAATAACTATAAATATTGGAGCATTAGTAGCCAAAAGTGCTAAAATAAAGCATGTTTGGTTTGTACATGAGTTTGGTGAGGAAGATCATGGGTTCTCACTACCTGGAGGTATGGCTAAAGCTAAAATGTGGATAGGAGATATGTCTGATAAGGTTGCTGTCAATTCGCTTTCAATGGCTAAGTTTTATAAAAACTCTATTCCTGAAGAAAAATTGAAGCTAGTTTATAACCCTGTTCTAACAATGGGGGGATTAAGGCCTAGAAGGGAAGCTGATAAACTGCATCTCGTTATGCTGGGACAAATATCACCTGCTAAAAATCAACTAGATGCTATCAAAGCTGTTATTCTTAGCAGGGAATTAGGGCTAAATTGTTCACTTACAATTGCAGGTCCTATAGTAAGTTCTGCATATAAAGAAATTTTAGATAATTATATTGCACTCTACAATGCGACCGATCATATAAAGTTTATGGGGCCAATACAGGATGTTTGCTCATTTTTTTTAAATGCTGATGCTTTGCTGATGTGTTCAAGAATGGAAGCATTTGGTAGAGTAACAGTTGAAGCTTTTAAAATGGGAGTACCTGTGATTGCTTCAGATTCTGGGGCTTCAACAGAGCTGGTAGAAGAGGGGGTAAATGGGTTTCTGTATTTGTCTGGCAATATAAATTCATTAACTCAGACTATCATTCGGTTTAAAGGTGAAGCTGACAATTTCAACTCTTTAAACATTGCTGAAAAAGCACACAGTACTTTTAATGCTTCCGTAGTTGAGAAGCAACTCCTCGAAGTGTTCAAATAA
- a CDS encoding glycosyltransferase family 2 protein produces MSEKNKLISIVTPSFNQGNYIEQTIDSVLSQNYANFEYIIIDGGSNDNTVEIIKKYRNYLTYWVSEKDEGQANAINKGLKLCRGDIFNWINSDDYLETGALKAVAKGFDEGADIVAGKVRIFRDSEILEDVKHSKLSAKGLLLWEPGVQFVQPGVWLKRQLIEKCGGIDDSFHYAFDWDLYIRYLSKFSNIKVLDDLLVHFRYHENSKTVSTFQNFKQEEQEIIKKLSLIKELSPINKFAGFKLKLNEWMPYYKSIVNDDTKSRLLKASEILRSIDMENLVLWRVAAGALKMALQKKKYSDE; encoded by the coding sequence ATGTCTGAAAAAAATAAGTTAATTTCAATAGTAACTCCTAGTTTCAACCAAGGAAATTATATTGAACAAACAATTGATTCAGTTCTTAGTCAAAACTACGCAAATTTTGAGTACATAATAATAGATGGGGGAAGTAATGACAATACAGTCGAAATTATAAAGAAATATCGCAACTACTTAACGTATTGGGTAAGCGAAAAGGATGAAGGGCAAGCTAATGCTATTAACAAAGGATTAAAACTATGCAGAGGTGACATTTTTAATTGGATTAACTCTGATGATTATTTAGAGACTGGTGCTCTTAAAGCTGTTGCTAAAGGTTTTGATGAAGGTGCTGATATTGTAGCTGGAAAGGTACGCATTTTTAGAGATAGTGAAATTTTAGAAGACGTTAAGCATTCTAAACTTTCAGCGAAAGGCTTATTACTTTGGGAGCCAGGGGTTCAGTTTGTACAGCCAGGTGTTTGGTTAAAAAGACAATTAATCGAAAAGTGTGGTGGAATTGATGATTCTTTCCATTATGCATTTGATTGGGATCTATACATACGTTATTTGAGCAAATTTTCGAACATCAAGGTACTCGATGATTTGCTAGTGCATTTTAGGTACCATGAGAATTCTAAAACGGTTTCTACGTTTCAAAATTTTAAGCAGGAAGAACAAGAAATTATCAAGAAGTTATCATTAATTAAAGAATTAAGTCCCATAAATAAATTCGCTGGCTTTAAGTTGAAACTAAATGAGTGGATGCCTTATTATAAAAGTATAGTAAATGACGACACAAAATCAAGATTGTTAAAGGCAAGTGAAATATTAAGGTCGATCGATATGGAAAATCTTGTGCTTTGGAGGGTAGCTGCTGGCGCTCTAAAAATGGCTTTACAAAAGAAGAAATATTCGGATGAGTAA
- a CDS encoding glycosyltransferase family 8 protein, with product MINGRCKTINLAISCDDRYFKPFCVLITSILLNNKQSYFHFHVIITGIEEQIKEKIKNFVLTNNSKITFYTIDLFQPETLNLPDHPWFTSAIYYRIFFPLIVPANVDTLIYLDTDIVVVNKLDEMLEVPITDVPLAAVVDSNVSIREDLRIFEPGNYFNSGVLLINLNVWNKLQISQKAIDFIKLNPDKIPYGDQCALNAVLVNNWKKIDNKFNVMFQDVPRFVSKSEVVKSITDKVIIHFTTKHKPWTVSCVNPYRFLYSYYFYRCPLLFKASLYSDLNYSFYSLSSYLKLRLIELYYEFPVIKKFWKMIKHKSSRIV from the coding sequence ATGATAAATGGAAGATGTAAAACCATAAACCTTGCAATTTCTTGCGATGATCGGTATTTTAAGCCATTTTGTGTCTTAATAACTTCTATTCTTTTAAACAATAAACAAAGTTATTTTCATTTTCATGTAATTATAACTGGTATAGAAGAGCAAATAAAAGAAAAAATCAAGAATTTTGTCCTAACTAACAATTCTAAAATAACATTCTATACAATTGACTTATTTCAACCTGAAACACTAAATCTGCCTGATCATCCTTGGTTTACGTCAGCTATCTACTATAGAATCTTCTTTCCGCTTATAGTTCCCGCTAACGTTGATACTTTAATTTATCTTGATACTGATATAGTAGTAGTAAACAAATTAGATGAAATGTTAGAAGTTCCTATAACTGATGTTCCATTGGCAGCAGTCGTAGATTCAAACGTTTCAATAAGAGAAGACTTAAGAATTTTTGAGCCTGGAAATTACTTTAATTCTGGAGTTTTACTCATTAATTTAAATGTTTGGAATAAATTACAAATTAGTCAGAAAGCAATTGACTTTATTAAGTTAAATCCCGATAAGATCCCTTATGGTGATCAGTGTGCTTTAAATGCAGTATTGGTTAATAATTGGAAAAAAATAGATAATAAATTTAATGTAATGTTTCAAGATGTCCCAAGGTTTGTTAGTAAAAGTGAAGTGGTTAAATCAATTACAGATAAAGTTATAATTCACTTTACTACTAAACATAAACCTTGGACAGTTTCCTGTGTCAATCCATACAGGTTCTTATATTCATATTATTTCTACAGATGCCCACTTTTGTTCAAGGCTTCTCTTTACTCTGATCTAAATTATTCCTTTTACTCTTTAAGTTCCTACTTAAAACTTAGACTAATTGAGCTATATTATGAATTTCCAGTTATTAAGAAATTTTGGAAGATGATAAAACATAAATCAAGTAGAATTGTGTAA
- a CDS encoding class I SAM-dependent methyltransferase, whose translation MKQVIKSSLKRIVRTSFGWKILYPFAVLGRFAYAMRNTTEARENLDENNKFDRLFHSKKVLNGHFKNMVYPSMRSVGSSLYPKLLGSYEKELEEALGNLLNNSYSSIIDIGCAEGYYAVGLGLKFKESNIIAYDIDDKARKLCLEMAKMNGLSDRFEIRGECTPFELSKLVSGKRCLIICDCEGYEKYLFNELNLNSLSKSDLIIETHDFIDISISNLLFTLISETHNIELIKSIDDIQKVKTYSYKELNSFSLYDKFLILKEERPAIMEWLICTPKNIII comes from the coding sequence ATGAAGCAGGTTATTAAATCTAGTTTAAAAAGAATTGTAAGGACTTCTTTCGGTTGGAAAATTCTTTATCCATTTGCTGTGCTTGGAAGATTTGCTTACGCTATGAGAAATACTACTGAAGCTAGAGAAAACTTAGATGAGAATAATAAGTTTGATCGGCTTTTTCATTCTAAAAAAGTTCTTAATGGTCATTTTAAGAATATGGTCTACCCTTCAATGCGATCAGTTGGTAGTTCCTTATATCCTAAATTGTTAGGTAGTTATGAGAAAGAGTTAGAGGAAGCTTTGGGTAACCTTCTAAATAATTCTTATTCGTCAATCATTGATATTGGTTGTGCTGAAGGTTATTATGCTGTAGGGTTAGGGCTCAAATTCAAAGAGTCGAATATAATAGCATATGATATAGATGATAAGGCAAGGAAATTGTGCCTTGAGATGGCAAAAATGAATGGGTTAAGTGATAGATTTGAGATAAGAGGAGAATGCACACCTTTTGAATTGTCCAAACTTGTATCTGGGAAAAGATGTTTAATAATTTGTGACTGCGAAGGCTATGAAAAGTATTTATTCAACGAATTGAATCTAAATTCATTATCAAAAAGTGACTTGATTATTGAAACACATGATTTTATCGATATTTCTATTTCAAATCTCTTATTTACTTTGATTTCTGAAACTCATAATATTGAATTAATAAAGAGTATAGATGATATACAAAAAGTTAAAACTTATTCTTACAAAGAATTGAACAGTTTTAGTCTATATGATAAATTTTTGATTCTAAAAGAAGAGAGGCCTGCTATAATGGAATGGCTTATATGTACTCCTAAGAATATAATAATCTAA